A genomic window from Silene latifolia isolate original U9 population chromosome Y, ASM4854445v1, whole genome shotgun sequence includes:
- the LOC141631330 gene encoding protein FAR1-RELATED SEQUENCE 5-like: MSEAVFIMQNVSPRSLIIMDELGRATSSSDGFAIAWSCCFVAHSSQLSYYSNYFLCSVYFCASLKFARFLFDFQIFPLKSLAYSILIAMSAFNHMFVILLFAPHVEQHSVPSRVHQLLLDSTPGGSELWTRNVAPEFKPYIGQLFGTLAEAISFYDVYAEACGFEPRKSSQKRADIGDVKYKYVVCNREGFRDRKRKAIVLDSGKEQQLPEGFYFAYEVDSGKCLVRAFWCDAESRRNYALFGDYITYDPTYDLISIIRSRGSFKSSLMLWGREPHCIITDQCAGIKLGLRAVFKHAKRRYCMWHIMQKLTDKVGPVISKETDFVSRLNAIVWDAELEPLEFEAQWCQLVNEHNLEGNSWLSTMFRKRRKWIPAYFRDVPMGCLLTTQRSESQNNFFKRFENAHGTLVEFLMRFQSAIDVQRHTQKQLDRDDDCTLPQLATSLKLEAHASKVYTNVAFADFQVEASASICSLSVGGFTPPANGVELIGIADARTQKIYQVVYNSLTNDAECSCKCSTEGYYL, encoded by the exons ATGAGTGAGGCAGTTTTTATAATGCAAAATGTCTCTCCACG AAGTTTGATTATCATGGATGAACTTGGGAGGGCCACTTCATCATCAGATGGATTTGCTATTGCATGGAGCTGCT GTTTTGTTGCTCattcttcacaattatcatattattccaATTATTTCCTTTGTTCAG TTTACTTTTGTGCTTCCTTAAAATTCGCACGTTTTTTGTTTGATTTCCAGATTTTCCCGCTCAAATCTCTCGCGTATTCAATCCTCATTGCGATGTCCg CTTTCAATCACATGTTCGTTATACTTTTG TTCGCTCCACATGTTGAACAACATTCCGTTCCTTCTCGTGTGCATCAACTACTTTTGGACTCCACACCTGGTGGTAGTGAATTGTGGACAAGGAATGTTGCACCTGAGTTTAAACCTTATATTGGCCAGTTGTTTGGGACGTTGGCAGAAGCTATTAGTTTTTATGATGTGTATGCAGAAGCATGTGGTTTTGAACCTAGGAAGTCTTCTCAAAAAAGGGCTGATATCGGTGATGTGAAGTATAAATATGTTGTTTGCAACCGTGAAGGTTTTAGAGATCGTAAGAGGAAGGCTATTGTTTTAGATAGTGGAAAGGAGCAGCAACTCCC TGAAGGTTTTTACTTTGCTTATGAGGTGGATTCTGGTAAATGCTTGGTTCGTGCGTTTTGGTGTGATGCAGAGTCTCGTAGAAACTACGCTTTGTTTGGTGATTACATTACTTACGATCCAACTTACGATTTAATAAGTATT ATTCGTTCACGTGGGTCTTTCAAAAGTTCCTTGATGCTATGGGGACGAGAGCCACATTGTATAATAACTGATCAGTGTGCTGGAATAAAGCTGGGTTTGCGTGCTGTTTTCAAACATGCTAAGcgcagatattgcatgtggcatattatGCAAAAGCTTACTGATAAGGTTGGGCCTGTAATATCGAAAGAGACTGATTTTGTCAGCCGTTTGAATGCTATTGTTTGGGATGCTGAGTTAGAACCTCTTGAATTTGAAGCACAGTGGTGTCAGTTGGTCAATGAGCATAATCTGGAAGGTAATTCCTGGTTGTCAACCATGTTTAGAAAAAGGAGAAAATGGATCCCAGCTTATTTTCGTGATGTTCCTATGGGTTGTCTCTTAACAACTCAACGTTCTGAGAGTCAGAATAATTTTTTCAAGCGTTTTGAAAATGCACATGGTACACTTGTTGAATTCTTGATGCGGTTTCAAAGCGCCATTGATGTACAgcgccatactcaaaaacaacttGATAGAGACGATGATTGTACTCTTCCACAATTAGCGACTTCTCTTAAGTTGGAAGCTCATGCTTCAAAGGTTTATACAAATGTCGCTTTTGCAGATTTTCAAGTAGAAGCTTCTGCTTCTATTTGTTCCCTTAGTGTTGGTGGCTTCACACCACCTGCAAACGGTGTAGAATTAATTGGTATTGCTGATGCCAGAACGCAGAAGATCTACCAAGTTGTCTACAATTCTCTCACGAATGACGCTGAATGTTCTTGCAAGTGTTCAACGGAAGGGTATTATTTGTAG
- the LOC141631331 gene encoding uncharacterized protein LOC141631331: MGKKQMARRTPPKKTMEDEKKDKGKQAMQKGKEKVKSGVSFREPVERDEGEESDESEDISEETESSDEVEGEDSDDGEGSGDDEREDDGEEEKQVSQSDDGGLADMLSKVVKMAAAMGAKKMTNDDTSTVDGDLKVAAVEKKVKGKEVEVGQGSKRKLTGGEVAVKKKRAKKEGTKLKGVEGHGSPASLHYVVTHLSTAQRKDVEDIGFGGLLELKASKFIHTMVDWLLDRYDTHTRLILFNRSVHFSICKHDVYDVFMLPCAGEDVPVGTEDKELVQSWRKRFGVLPKKDIPLDKVRDEMLQLVGGGPDFKRMFVLFSMGSFLAPTVHNRVDTRLIGAVEDVAGIPKMDWCSFIMDRFDYSVGSWKGNNSKSIGGCLMFFQLLYFHRLTWRGLPAPSTIPLIQHWTYNDLKRRGCGI; the protein is encoded by the exons ATGGGTAAGAAACAAATGGCGAGGAGGACACCACCGAAGAAAACTATGGAAG ATGAGAAGAAAGATAAAGGGAAGCAGGCGATGCAGAAGGGAAAAGAAAAGGTGAAATCTGGGGTTTCATTTAGGGAGCCGGTGGAAAGAGATGAAGGGGAAGAAAGTGATGAATCAGAGGATATTTCGGAGGAAACTGAAAGCAGTGATGAGGTAGAAGGGGAAGACAGTGATGACGGGGAAGGCAGTGGCGACGATGAAAGGGAAGACGACGGTGAGGAGGAGAAGCAGGTGTCGCAATCTGATGATGGTGGCTTGGCAGATATGCTGAGTAAAGTTGTCAAAATGGCAGCTGCTATGGGTGCAAAGAAGATGACCAATGATGACACAAGCACGGTGGATG GGGATCTCAAAGTGGCTGCTGTTGAGAAAAAGGTCAAAGGGAAAGAGGTGGAGGTTGGTCAAGGGTCAAAGAGAAAGTTAACAGGTGGCGAAGTGGCTGTGAAAAAAAAACGAGCGAAAAAGGAAGGAAC GAAATTGAAAGGAGTGGAGGGACATGGGTCACCAGCTTCCCTACACTATGTCGTGACCCATTTATCAACAGCTCAGAGAAAAGACGTTGAAGATATTGGCTTCGGAGGGCTTCTTGAGTTGAAGGCGTCAAAGTTTATTCATACAATGGTAGATTGGTTGTTGGATCGGTATGATACGCATACAAGGCTGATATTATTCAATAGGTCTGTGCACTTCTCAATCTGTAAACATGATGTCTACGATGTTTTCATGCTGCCGTGTGCGGGGGAGGATGTACCAGTGGGTACAGAAGATAAAGAGTTAGTGCAGTCTTGGAGAAAGCGATTCGGTGTGTTGCCGAAAAAAGACATACCGTTGGACAAGGTTAGAGATGAGATGCTGCAATTAGTAGGCGGTGGACCAGATTTTAAGAGAATGTTTGTGTTGTTCTCAATGGGATCGTTCTTGGCCCCAACCGTTCACAATCGAGTTGACACGAGGTTAATTGGCGCGGTCGAGGATGTGGCTGGAATCCCGAAGATGGACTGGTGCTCTTTCATTATGGATCGTTTTGATTATTCAGTGGGGTCATGGAAGGGCAACAACTCGAAAAGCATTGGGGGATGCCTAATGTTCTTTCAGTTACTCTACTTTCACCGACTGACTTGGAGGGGATTACCTGCACCAAGTACCATACCATTGATACAGCATTGGACCTATAACGACCTCAAGAGGCGA GGGTGTGGGATCTGA